Genomic DNA from Candidatus Caldatribacterium sp.:
ATGGGGGTGTATTTTGGCGAGGGTTTCTACTTCCTTGATTGGAGCAGTGGTAAGGTTAAGACGAACTTTGAAAACCTTGTGTACCAGGGAAGGGTGGAAAAGGGATTTTTTGAGAATCCGGTATTTGCCCTTCTCCTTGGGGAGGGAGAGTATTTAGAAGCAAGTTTTGTCCTCTCTCAGCCACTTCAAGCTGGAGCGCTCTGTGTGTGGGGAGCGGCTGATGCCCCTGGCGCTCTCCGACTTTACGTGAACGGGCAGCTGAGTTTTGCTGGGAAAGTGGAAAAGGGTAAAGGAAATCCCCTTAGAGTGCACATTGTTTCTCTTGCACCCTTCCTCGAGTTGGGGGAAAATGCCATACGGGTTGAATTCGTCCCCGACGAGGTGGGTGCGCAGTACGCCTTGCAACGCGTCCTTGTTGTCTTTTAGAGGGGAGCACTATGGCTCAGTTTGATTCTCTTTGGGAAGAGTTCTTTTCCATACAGCGGGAAGTGCAGAGGTTTGTGGAGCATCTATCCGGCAAGAGGCCGAGTTTCTCTCCCCTTTCTGAGGAACCCTGGGTCCCTGCCTGCGACGTTTTTGAAACCGATTCCTCCTTCTTTGTGGTTGTGGAGCTGGCAGGAGTGAATCCAAGGGAAGTGGAAGTATTTGTCCAGGGAAAAAAGCTCATGATTCGGGGAGAGCGAAAGGAAATCCCTTCTCCCCCCAAAAAGGATTACTACCTTATGGAGATTCACTTTGGTCCCTTCTACCGGGAAATTGAGTTTGAAGATGACATAGATGATGCGGCGGTGCGGGCGACGTACCGGAGTGGATTTCTCATCGTCGAGTGCCCTAAAAAGAGCACTTGGGAGCGGCGAGTTCCGATTGATGAGGGGGCGTGAAGGTGTTGCAGGAAGAATGGCCTGTGCTCTTTGAAGAAAGCGAACGATCGAACGGATTGGTCGAGCAGACTTTGCCCCTTCACAAGAAGCGGGATCGGGAACTTCCCGAAGAAGTTCCCATCCTTCCCCTTGAGGATAACGTTCTCTTTCCGGAAATTGCCCTTCCCTGGGTTGTTCAGGGGGAAACATGGGTCCGTTTGGTGCACGAGGCGGTACTCAGAGATAAAATCGTCGGTGTTGTGGCTCTCCGGAGGAAACCAGAAGAAGGTTCCCTTGCTCCAGAGGACTTTTACGAGGTTGGGGTTGTGGGAAGGATTTCTCGGATGCTCCGCCTTCCGGAGGAGGCGGTCCAGATTCTCGTTTTCGGGCTGGCTGCGTTTGTGGTTAAGGAATGGGTCCGGTGGGATCCGTACCCTGTGGCCAGAATTGCAATCATTCATCTTGAGGAGGTTCATACCGACGAAGTAGAAGCTCTGAAGCGGAACATCTTGGGCCTCTTCCAAAAAGTTGTTGAACTTGCGCCGTACCTTCCAAAAGAGGCGTTTGTGACCGCAATGAATATTAAGGAACCCGCACGTCTTGCACATTTTGTCGCTTTCAATCTCAACCTCGATGTGGCTGGGAAACAGGACGTTCTTGCATCCTTTGATCTCGTCGAGAAGCTCAAGAAAGTCACCTACTACCTGACGAGAGAGCTTGAGATTCTTCAAATTGGGAGCAAAATTCAGGCGCAGATTCAACGGGAGATGGCAAAGACGCAACGGGAGTACTTCTTGCGGGAGCAGCTCAAAGCGATTCAGCGGGAACTCGGAGAGCTCGATGAGCGGGGAAGTGAGATTGCTAAGCTCCGGGAAAGGCTCAAAACGCTTGGACTTACACCAGAAGTTGAAGAGGAAGTGGAGAAAGAGCTCGAGAGATTATCTCACATTCCTACCACCTCTCCAGAATATCCTGTTATCCGAAACTACATCGACTGGATTCTTGAGCTTCCTTGGAACAAGAGCACGGAAGACGTCCTTGATGTCGACCTTGCCCGCAGGATTCTTGACGAAGACCATCACAATCTTGAAAAGGTTAAAGAACGTATTCTTGAGTACCTTGCGGTATGCCAGCTGAAGAGAGACCTGAGGGGGCCAATCCTTTGCTTTGTTGGTCCTCCTGGAGTTGGAAAAACGTCTCTTGGAAAATCCATTGCTCGGGCGCTGGGACGGAAGTTTGTACGGATTTCCCTTGGGGGAGTACGTGACGAAGCAGAAATTCGGGGGCATCGCAGAACATACGTTGGGGCAATGCCGGGTAGAATCATCCAGGGGCTCCGGAGGGCTGGGACGAATAACCCTGTTTTCATGCTCGATGAAATCGACAAAATCGGTGCGGATTTCCGGGGGGATCCTGCTTCAGCCCTCCTTGAGGTTCTTGACCCTGAGCAGAATGAGGCTTTTGTGGACCATTACCTTGGTGTGCCTTTTAACCTCTCCCGAGTCCTTTTCATTACCACGGCTAATGTCGTGGACACTATTCCTCCTGCGCTTTTGGATCGCATGGAGGTGATTTTCCTTTCGGGGTACACAGATCAGGACAAGCTCGCTATTGCCCGAAAGTACCTTATTCCCAGACAGTGCAAAGAGAACGGCATTGCTGAAGAACTCCTCTGCATTCCCGATGAAACCATTTTGACCATTATTCGAGAGTACACTCGGGAAGCAGGAGTCAGGCAACTCGAGCGGAGCATTGCTTCGGTTTGTAGAAAAGTAGCAAAGCGATTGGCTTCAGGCGAGAAAGGGCCTTTCGTGATTGATCTTGACCTTCTTCGGGAGTTCCTGGGACCCCAACGGTACTCAAAAGATGCGCTTCTTCTTGGGGGGAAAGTTGGCGTAGCCACTGGTCTTGCATGGACAGAAGTCGGTGGAGAAGTGCTTTTTGTGGAGACCGTTGCCCTTCCTGGGAAGGGCAACCTCATCCTTACAGGGAATATGGGGAAAATCATGCAGGAATCAGCGCGCATTGTGCTCTCTTGCGTTCGGGAACGTTCCCGGGAGTGGGGTATCCCTGAGGATTTCTACGAGAAGAACGACATTCATATCCATGTTCCTGCTGGGGCAATTCCCAAGGACGGTCCCTCTGCAGGTGTTACAATGGCTGTATCCATGGTTTCGGCTTTGACGAAAACTCCACCTCGTCAAGAGATAGCGATGACCGGAGAGGTTACCCTTACTGGGCGGGTCCTTCCTGTGGGGGGAATTAAGGAGAAGGTCCTTGCTGCCCATCGAGCAGGTATCAGCGAGGTTATCCTTCCGAAAGAAAACGGGAAGGACCTTGAAGAGATTCCGGCTGAAGTGAAAAAGGAGATGCGTTTCCATTTCGTGGAAACTGTTGATGAAGTGTTGAGTTTAGCCTTTGGAAAAAAGCCCTGAGAGAGTATCGCTTGAGAGGGGGAGTGTCCATGGACTCGGATAGCATGGATTTTTTGCGGAAGCTCATTTCAACCCCCAGCCCATCCGGATTCGAGGAAGAGGTGCAGCGGGTATTCCTTGAACGTATCCAGGGGAAGGTGGACAAGTCCTATAAAGATGTCCATGGCAACGCTTTCGGAGTTATTCATCCTGATAAGACCCCGAGAGTCATGCTTGCTGGCCACTGCGACGAAGTAGGCCTTATGGTCGAGTATGTGAACGATCAGGGGTATATCCACTTCGCAGCAGTTGGCGGTGTTGACCCTCACATTACGGCAGGAACCCGGGTTCTCATTCACACGAGGTTCGGTCCTCTGCCTGGGGTGGTTGGGAAAAAGCCGATTCATCTCATGGAGGAAAAGGACCGGCAGAAAGTTGTGAAAATTGAGGAGCAGTGGATCGATATCGGAGTAAGGACAAAAGAAGAAGCTCTGCAGCTTGTGAGTGTTGGTGATCCGATCACCTTTGACGTCGGTTTCCAGCCCCTTTCTGGGACACGGGTCGCTGGAAAAGGATTCGACGACAAAGTTGGCGTCTTCGTCGTAGCGGAAACCTTGCGGCGGGTGAATAGGGACAAGCTCCGCTGTGCCGTGTACGGAGTGAGCACGGTTCAAGAAGAGTTAGGACTTCGGGGAGCAAGAACGAGTGCCTTTGGCATTGCACCTCATGTGGGTATTGCCGTTGACGTAACTTTTGCCTCCGATTGTCCCGATGTGGACAAAAGAAAAGTTGGCGATATTGCCCTGGGGAAGGGACCAGTGATTGCCCGTGGCCCCAATATTAACCCTAAGGTCTTTCAGCGGCTTGTTGAAATCGCTAAAGCGCATGGAATTCCACACCAAATTCAAGCGGAATCTCGGGCTACGGGAACGGATGCCAACGCCATTCAAGTCACTCGAGAGGGAGTGGTGACAGGCCTCA
This window encodes:
- the lon gene encoding endopeptidase La gives rise to the protein MVEQTLPLHKKRDRELPEEVPILPLEDNVLFPEIALPWVVQGETWVRLVHEAVLRDKIVGVVALRRKPEEGSLAPEDFYEVGVVGRISRMLRLPEEAVQILVFGLAAFVVKEWVRWDPYPVARIAIIHLEEVHTDEVEALKRNILGLFQKVVELAPYLPKEAFVTAMNIKEPARLAHFVAFNLNLDVAGKQDVLASFDLVEKLKKVTYYLTRELEILQIGSKIQAQIQREMAKTQREYFLREQLKAIQRELGELDERGSEIAKLRERLKTLGLTPEVEEEVEKELERLSHIPTTSPEYPVIRNYIDWILELPWNKSTEDVLDVDLARRILDEDHHNLEKVKERILEYLAVCQLKRDLRGPILCFVGPPGVGKTSLGKSIARALGRKFVRISLGGVRDEAEIRGHRRTYVGAMPGRIIQGLRRAGTNNPVFMLDEIDKIGADFRGDPASALLEVLDPEQNEAFVDHYLGVPFNLSRVLFITTANVVDTIPPALLDRMEVIFLSGYTDQDKLAIARKYLIPRQCKENGIAEELLCIPDETILTIIREYTREAGVRQLERSIASVCRKVAKRLASGEKGPFVIDLDLLREFLGPQRYSKDALLLGGKVGVATGLAWTEVGGEVLFVETVALPGKGNLILTGNMGKIMQESARIVLSCVRERSREWGIPEDFYEKNDIHIHVPAGAIPKDGPSAGVTMAVSMVSALTKTPPRQEIAMTGEVTLTGRVLPVGGIKEKVLAAHRAGISEVILPKENGKDLEEIPAEVKKEMRFHFVETVDEVLSLAFGKKP
- a CDS encoding M42 family metallopeptidase, yielding MDSDSMDFLRKLISTPSPSGFEEEVQRVFLERIQGKVDKSYKDVHGNAFGVIHPDKTPRVMLAGHCDEVGLMVEYVNDQGYIHFAAVGGVDPHITAGTRVLIHTRFGPLPGVVGKKPIHLMEEKDRQKVVKIEEQWIDIGVRTKEEALQLVSVGDPITFDVGFQPLSGTRVAGKGFDDKVGVFVVAETLRRVNRDKLRCAVYGVSTVQEELGLRGARTSAFGIAPHVGIAVDVTFASDCPDVDKRKVGDIALGKGPVIARGPNINPKVFQRLVEIAKAHGIPHQIQAESRATGTDANAIQVTREGVVTGLIGIPNRYMHTPSEVIDTEDVENAVRLLVLFLESLTGEEDWIP
- a CDS encoding Hsp20/alpha crystallin family protein, whose amino-acid sequence is MAQFDSLWEEFFSIQREVQRFVEHLSGKRPSFSPLSEEPWVPACDVFETDSSFFVVVELAGVNPREVEVFVQGKKLMIRGERKEIPSPPKKDYYLMEIHFGPFYREIEFEDDIDDAAVRATYRSGFLIVECPKKSTWERRVPIDEGA